The following coding sequences lie in one Methanorbis furvi genomic window:
- the tes gene encoding tetraether lipid synthase Tes, with amino-acid sequence MKIIKETKSICPACGRLLPATVTEEDGAVWIHRTCPDHGETRSLYWSDAAMYYRFDQYDRSGRGVYNPNCDTPGECTQRCGLCAHHKSGTLLANVDVTNRCNLKCEFCFANARACGYIYEPTFEQIVSMFEVLRSEEPVPCPAVQLAGGEPTMREDLADIIRKAKELGFSQVQMASNGVKLAQNPELAKQLRDAGLSTVYLHFDGVTRETNPLLEKTSLPAIENCRKADLGIVLVPTVINGKNDHEVGEIIKFASKNIDVIRGINFQPVAFTGAAKNDDVERERVTVPDLTKRIETQTNGAIKQADFYPVPSMMAVCDLIESYTNQPQILFCAHPHCGAATYGFVNDAGDLVPVNRFIDVDRFLTEVSSMAEKFKTTGKTGRYLAMASGLNNMRKMVEKDEVDGVKIDMNKMIYDALIKHDYDSIGEFHKNALFIGTMHFMDCFNYDTDRVERCCIHYATPEGKLIPFCTYNSGPVYREQVWKKHSQPMSDKKA; translated from the coding sequence ATGAAAATCATCAAAGAAACAAAAAGCATATGTCCTGCTTGCGGCAGGCTGTTGCCTGCGACCGTCACGGAAGAAGACGGTGCAGTCTGGATCCACCGGACCTGTCCGGATCATGGGGAAACACGTTCTCTTTACTGGTCGGATGCGGCGATGTACTACCGGTTCGATCAGTATGATCGCTCCGGCCGCGGCGTCTACAACCCGAACTGCGACACTCCCGGAGAATGTACCCAGCGGTGCGGACTCTGCGCTCACCACAAATCAGGAACCCTCCTTGCAAATGTTGATGTCACCAACCGCTGCAACCTGAAATGCGAATTCTGCTTTGCAAACGCACGCGCCTGCGGATATATATATGAGCCGACGTTTGAGCAGATCGTCTCCATGTTCGAGGTTCTCAGAAGTGAGGAGCCGGTTCCCTGCCCGGCTGTTCAGCTTGCCGGCGGCGAGCCGACCATGCGCGAGGACCTGGCTGATATCATCAGGAAGGCCAAGGAACTCGGGTTCTCTCAGGTGCAGATGGCTTCAAACGGTGTCAAGCTTGCACAGAATCCTGAACTGGCAAAACAGCTCCGCGACGCAGGACTGTCCACGGTATACCTCCACTTCGACGGCGTTACCAGGGAAACCAATCCGCTTCTGGAGAAGACCAGTCTTCCGGCAATCGAAAACTGCCGCAAGGCAGATCTCGGTATTGTGCTTGTTCCGACCGTTATCAACGGCAAAAATGATCATGAGGTTGGTGAGATCATCAAGTTCGCCTCCAAAAATATCGATGTTATTCGCGGCATTAACTTCCAGCCGGTTGCATTTACCGGAGCTGCGAAAAACGATGATGTCGAGCGCGAGCGTGTTACCGTTCCTGATCTAACCAAACGCATTGAAACGCAGACGAACGGAGCAATCAAGCAGGCGGATTTCTATCCGGTTCCGTCGATGATGGCTGTCTGTGATCTGATTGAGTCCTATACCAACCAGCCGCAGATTCTGTTCTGCGCTCACCCGCACTGCGGTGCGGCAACCTACGGGTTTGTGAACGATGCAGGCGATCTTGTCCCGGTTAACCGGTTCATCGATGTGGATAGGTTCCTCACTGAGGTCAGCTCGATGGCTGAGAAGTTCAAGACCACGGGAAAAACCGGCAGATATCTTGCGATGGCCTCGGGTCTCAACAATATGCGGAAAATGGTGGAGAAGGACGAGGTTGACGGCGTCAAGATCGATATGAACAAGATGATTTATGATGCTCTGATCAAGCACGACTACGACTCAATCGGTGAGTTCCACAAAAATGCGCTCTTCATTGGAACGATGCATTTCATGGACTGCTTCAACTACGACACAGACCGTGTGGAGCGGTGCTGCATCCATTATGCAACACCTGAGGGCAAACTGATTCCGTTCTGTACTTACAACAGCGGTCCGGTCTACCGCGAGCAGGTCTGGAAGAAGCATTCCCAGCCGATGTCGGATAAGAAGGCGTAA
- a CDS encoding polymer-forming cytoskeletal protein, with protein sequence MKVFVKDRTYLAERGSYFKESVKIDGDFIVPPKTQFWRDLVVTGNLSLGVGSRVGGNITCNGAVISRGCLVEGELVSDTEQVTICDGARVRVVKSNGNVLLRPGIVSDEVHGENILVMGKVHCGKLMGRNTRVINH encoded by the coding sequence ATGAAAGTTTTTGTAAAGGACAGGACTTATCTGGCAGAACGAGGTTCCTATTTTAAGGAGTCTGTTAAAATTGACGGGGATTTTATCGTGCCTCCAAAAACCCAGTTCTGGAGAGATCTTGTGGTCACCGGTAATCTTTCGCTTGGTGTGGGGTCACGGGTCGGGGGAAATATTACCTGTAACGGGGCTGTTATCTCCCGCGGCTGTCTGGTGGAAGGGGAGCTGGTGTCAGATACCGAACAGGTAACGATCTGCGATGGTGCCCGCGTGCGTGTGGTGAAGTCAAACGGCAATGTGCTGCTCCGCCCAGGCATTGTGTCTGATGAGGTGCATGGGGAAAATATTCTGGTGATGGGCAAGGTTCACTGCGGGAAACTGATGGGTAGAAACACCCGCGTGATCAATCACTAA
- a CDS encoding CDP-2,3-bis-(O-geranylgeranyl)-sn-glycerol synthase, translated as MIVETVIAILATFVSAFWIMVPAYVANAGAVPFGGGTPVDFGKCAKDGRRYLGDGKTWRGLIGGIFVGVLFGLLQIFLATTFHWDWLPQQTIVTITALATGALLGDMVKSYFKRRSGKGRGEKWPIADMYDLVAGSLILLVICAWPWVMEYITIWVFIAILIWTPLLHRGANIIGYLIGIKQVPW; from the coding sequence ATGATTGTAGAGACGGTTATTGCAATTTTGGCAACTTTCGTCTCTGCTTTCTGGATTATGGTGCCTGCGTATGTGGCGAATGCCGGGGCAGTGCCGTTCGGCGGCGGCACACCGGTTGACTTTGGGAAATGTGCAAAGGACGGGCGCAGATATCTGGGCGACGGAAAGACATGGCGCGGGCTTATCGGGGGCATTTTTGTTGGTGTGCTGTTTGGCCTTTTGCAGATTTTTCTGGCAACAACATTTCACTGGGACTGGCTGCCGCAGCAGACGATTGTGACGATTACAGCCCTTGCAACAGGTGCGCTTCTGGGGGACATGGTGAAGAGTTACTTCAAGCGCAGGTCAGGGAAGGGGCGCGGGGAAAAGTGGCCGATCGCAGACATGTATGATCTGGTCGCAGGGTCGCTGATTCTTCTGGTAATCTGTGCATGGCCGTGGGTAATGGAGTACATCACGATCTGGGTATTTATTGCAATTCTTATCTGGACGCCTCTGCTGCACCGCGGGGCAAATATTATCGGGTATCTGATTGGAATCAAACAGGTTCCCTGGTAA
- a CDS encoding Tex family protein, producing the protein MILSSGPGSTRLCRKVADALSLSEESVTAVASLFGGGATVPFIARYRKEATGSLDEVAIASVRDALIRIKQVDDRRGTILTSLRERKILTADLQNKLLSADTVAEIEDIYLPYRPKRQTRASVARDRGLEPLAAVLRMQDPRLSPSIAAATFLSDAVPTAADALAGARDILAEEISENADVRGKIRGIFAGSAHLSSDVIKGKAEDASVYAGYFAWDELITRAASHRILAVMRGEREGVLRLHLAPPEDVVLKSLHTQVVTGRGEASAEVAAAATDAYRRLILPSLEREFFNTVKERADTEAIAVFADNLRHLLLAAPAGEKRVLAIDPGYRTGCKLVCLDATGNVVETGVIYPQTNPSAARAALIQLCKTHAIDIIAVGNGTAGRETEKFVRGITFGRPLPVLLTSECGASVYSASAEARREFPDLDITLRGAVSIGRRVQDPLAELVKIDPKSLGVGQYQHDVDQNRLAAKLADIVEQIVNSVGVNLNTASASLLSYVSGIGPSLAEKIVVYRTTNGPFKNRGELLNVPGVGPKTFEQAAGFLRIIGGDNPLDMTGIHPERYSLVERMAKDLGVSAGRLAGASELLKRIEPEKYVSEDCGLVTIEDIIDELGNPGRDIRITGEEKFSFDQSIHELSDLAEGMVLPGVVTNVTAFGAFVDVGVHQDGLVHVSELADRFVAHPSEIVSVGKQVRVMILSVDAARSRISMSIKRVM; encoded by the coding sequence ATGATCCTCTCCTCCGGACCCGGTTCAACCCGCCTCTGCCGAAAAGTTGCTGACGCCCTCTCTCTATCAGAAGAGTCCGTAACAGCAGTCGCATCACTTTTCGGCGGCGGCGCGACCGTTCCTTTCATCGCCAGATATCGAAAAGAGGCAACCGGCTCTCTTGACGAAGTTGCCATAGCTTCAGTGCGCGATGCATTAATTCGCATCAAACAGGTGGATGACCGCCGCGGCACCATCCTCACCTCACTGCGCGAACGAAAAATACTCACCGCTGATCTGCAGAACAAACTGCTCTCAGCTGATACCGTCGCAGAAATTGAGGATATCTATCTCCCATACCGACCCAAACGCCAGACCCGTGCGAGTGTTGCAAGAGATCGCGGGCTTGAACCGCTCGCAGCAGTCCTCAGAATGCAGGACCCGCGTCTCTCCCCGAGCATTGCCGCCGCAACATTTCTCTCTGATGCCGTACCGACCGCAGCAGACGCCCTCGCAGGCGCACGCGATATTCTTGCCGAAGAGATCTCTGAAAACGCAGACGTCCGCGGAAAAATACGCGGCATTTTTGCAGGCTCCGCACACCTTTCGTCCGACGTCATCAAAGGAAAAGCTGAGGACGCCTCAGTCTATGCCGGATACTTTGCCTGGGACGAACTCATCACCAGAGCGGCATCGCACCGGATCCTCGCCGTCATGCGCGGAGAACGCGAAGGTGTCCTCCGCCTTCACCTCGCCCCGCCTGAGGATGTTGTCCTCAAATCCCTGCACACCCAGGTGGTGACTGGTCGCGGCGAAGCCTCCGCCGAGGTCGCGGCGGCAGCAACCGACGCCTACCGAAGGTTAATCCTCCCCTCGCTCGAACGCGAGTTCTTCAACACCGTCAAAGAGCGTGCAGACACCGAAGCAATCGCTGTGTTTGCAGACAACCTCCGTCACCTTCTCCTCGCAGCACCCGCAGGAGAAAAACGGGTGCTCGCCATTGATCCCGGATACCGGACCGGCTGCAAACTCGTCTGCCTTGACGCAACAGGAAACGTTGTCGAGACCGGCGTCATCTATCCCCAGACGAATCCTTCAGCCGCCAGAGCCGCGCTGATACAACTCTGCAAAACCCATGCAATCGATATCATCGCTGTTGGCAATGGAACTGCAGGACGCGAAACTGAAAAGTTCGTCCGCGGCATCACATTCGGCAGGCCGCTGCCGGTGCTTCTCACAAGCGAGTGCGGCGCATCTGTTTACTCGGCGTCAGCTGAGGCACGACGCGAGTTCCCTGACCTTGACATCACCCTTCGCGGCGCTGTCTCCATCGGACGCCGCGTGCAGGACCCTCTCGCCGAACTTGTCAAGATCGATCCGAAATCTCTGGGCGTCGGTCAGTACCAGCATGATGTTGATCAGAACCGGCTCGCCGCAAAACTTGCCGACATCGTGGAGCAGATCGTGAATTCAGTCGGCGTAAACCTCAACACCGCAAGCGCCTCCCTCCTCTCCTACGTCTCAGGCATTGGTCCTTCGCTCGCGGAAAAAATTGTTGTCTACCGAACAACAAACGGTCCGTTCAAAAACCGGGGCGAGCTCCTGAACGTTCCGGGTGTAGGTCCGAAAACTTTTGAACAGGCGGCAGGATTTCTCAGAATCATCGGCGGCGACAACCCGCTTGATATGACTGGCATTCATCCTGAACGCTACTCTCTTGTCGAACGTATGGCAAAAGATCTTGGCGTGTCTGCGGGCAGACTTGCCGGTGCCTCTGAACTTCTCAAACGCATCGAGCCGGAAAAGTATGTGAGCGAAGACTGCGGGCTTGTCACCATTGAGGACATCATCGACGAGCTGGGAAACCCGGGTCGCGATATCCGCATCACCGGCGAGGAGAAGTTCTCCTTCGATCAGTCGATTCACGAACTCTCCGATCTTGCCGAAGGCATGGTGCTGCCCGGCGTTGTAACCAACGTGACCGCGTTCGGCGCATTTGTGGATGTGGGCGTTCATCAGGACGGACTTGTGCATGTCAGCGAGCTTGCCGACAGATTTGTTGCGCATCCGTCCGAAATTGTTTCGGTCGGCAAACAGGTTCGCGTGATGATTTTGTCTGTTGATGCTGCCCGCAGCCGGATCAGCATGAGCATCAAGCGGGTGATGTAA
- a CDS encoding small multi-drug export protein gives MTEDAITPYYQPTLRIRLLMSGGVLAVFGAVLLLLYLTSPAGEFYKLAGCLAAYIMPGFGKESIVPIAMALGISWWQITVGVIASDMVLGVIIAYNFDLLLRIPLLGRLLRYFTKKTNEILQKHRWIEGLSLIGLFLFMYIPFMGSSAINTTIVGRLLSVPPRILLTIVFVGSVLATLTMAVGMQFIINLWMMNPLFAVIAVIVVIGFAVGCWKLWQRYTQKRFGS, from the coding sequence ATGACCGAAGACGCCATTACTCCATATTATCAGCCGACCCTGCGTATTCGGCTGCTGATGTCGGGCGGAGTTCTGGCAGTGTTTGGTGCTGTGCTGCTGCTGCTTTATCTGACGTCGCCTGCCGGCGAGTTCTACAAGTTGGCAGGATGTCTTGCTGCCTACATCATGCCCGGGTTTGGCAAGGAAAGTATCGTGCCAATTGCCATGGCGCTTGGTATCTCCTGGTGGCAGATTACGGTCGGTGTTATTGCGAGCGATATGGTGCTTGGAGTAATTATCGCGTACAATTTTGATCTGCTGCTCCGCATTCCGCTTCTGGGCAGGCTTCTTCGATACTTTACGAAGAAGACGAATGAGATTTTACAGAAGCATCGCTGGATTGAAGGGCTGTCGCTGATCGGTCTGTTTCTGTTTATGTACATTCCATTCATGGGTTCGAGTGCGATCAACACAACTATTGTTGGAAGACTGTTGTCTGTGCCACCGCGGATTTTGTTAACAATTGTGTTCGTGGGAAGTGTTCTTGCAACGCTGACGATGGCTGTTGGCATGCAGTTCATCATCAATTTGTGGATGATGAATCCCTTGTTTGCGGTTATTGCGGTGATTGTGGTGATTGGTTTTGCGGTCGGGTGCTGGAAACTCTGGCAGCGGTACACGCAGAAACGGTTCGGGTCGTGA
- a CDS encoding DUF2115 domain-containing protein has protein sequence MGFWNRSGTAAATKNVDWEALSLLSRKGELLAALKTAGASFTPDDLEEMLARYAKKLAYVPKDYADALLDSARIQIVDGYHRMMTAELADVHANMRLFGSWKEFANDAAVRTTGKRLAVLKHLIAAYTMYIADSPAHPVGTPFPGGYAVELHEGVYYCPVRAVQGEVDATLCRFCPAVQSRERDLVLTREQREFVERGEKLENYFFNYHG, from the coding sequence TTGGGATTTTGGAACCGCTCAGGAACGGCGGCCGCAACCAAAAATGTTGACTGGGAAGCATTGAGCCTCCTCTCACGCAAAGGCGAGCTGCTTGCTGCACTGAAGACCGCAGGGGCTTCGTTCACGCCCGACGATCTGGAGGAGATGCTTGCCAGATATGCGAAGAAACTTGCCTATGTTCCGAAAGATTATGCAGACGCTCTGCTTGACTCTGCCCGTATCCAGATTGTGGACGGCTACCATCGGATGATGACTGCCGAACTCGCAGACGTTCATGCAAACATGCGTCTGTTTGGGTCATGGAAGGAGTTTGCTAATGACGCTGCGGTCCGGACCACAGGAAAGCGGCTTGCCGTGCTTAAGCATCTCATCGCCGCCTACACGATGTACATCGCAGACTCGCCTGCTCATCCGGTGGGAACACCGTTTCCGGGCGGCTACGCGGTTGAGTTGCATGAAGGCGTCTATTACTGCCCGGTCCGTGCGGTTCAGGGAGAGGTTGACGCGACGCTTTGCAGATTCTGTCCTGCGGTGCAGAGTCGCGAACGCGATCTTGTGCTGACCAGGGAACAACGGGAGTTTGTCGAACGCGGGGAAAAGTTGGAGAACTATTTTTTCAACTATCATGGATAA
- a CDS encoding metal-dependent transcriptional regulator, translated as MKEEDYLEAILNVSAEKGYAKTRDVADELDLSPPSVVEMFAKLDHKKLVVYRKYEGVTLTDSGRAIAEQIKYRHDVLVEFLRLIAVPGEIAEKDACFMEHELNAVTIRKIKQFVEYVGSTKSAHAELKRFTEFCK; from the coding sequence ATGAAGGAGGAGGATTATCTTGAGGCAATCCTCAATGTTTCAGCAGAGAAGGGTTATGCTAAAACACGGGACGTCGCTGACGAGCTGGATCTGTCGCCTCCTTCGGTTGTGGAGATGTTTGCAAAGCTTGATCACAAGAAACTGGTGGTCTACCGCAAGTACGAAGGGGTCACGCTAACAGATTCGGGCCGGGCGATTGCTGAGCAGATCAAGTACCGCCATGATGTGCTGGTGGAGTTTCTCCGGCTGATTGCGGTGCCCGGGGAGATTGCTGAGAAGGATGCATGTTTCATGGAGCATGAGCTGAACGCGGTGACGATTCGGAAGATAAAACAGTTCGTTGAGTATGTGGGCAGCACGAAGTCCGCCCATGCAGAGCTGAAGCGGTTTACTGAGTTTTGTAAGTGA
- a CDS encoding GNAT family N-acetyltransferase, with product MEIICKPYTSDDENKVTAIWNDIVLDANAFPQETVLTQNEADTFFRSQTATFCAFADNELAGFYILHDNNVGRCSHTANASYGVAKKFRGCGVGKTLVADSLTKAKECGYHGLQYNAVLKSNYGAVTLYLKLGFNVIGTIPNGYRKNDGSFEDLLIFHKTL from the coding sequence ATGGAGATCATCTGCAAACCCTACACATCAGATGACGAAAACAAAGTCACCGCCATCTGGAACGATATAGTACTTGACGCAAACGCATTTCCTCAGGAAACTGTACTCACACAAAACGAAGCAGACACATTCTTCAGATCCCAGACCGCAACCTTCTGTGCATTCGCAGACAATGAGCTCGCAGGATTTTACATCCTGCATGACAACAATGTCGGACGCTGCTCGCACACCGCAAACGCGTCCTACGGCGTTGCCAAAAAGTTCCGCGGGTGCGGCGTTGGAAAAACTCTTGTTGCAGACTCACTTACAAAAGCAAAAGAGTGCGGCTATCATGGACTTCAGTACAACGCAGTCCTGAAATCAAACTACGGAGCAGTCACCCTCTACCTCAAACTCGGATTCAATGTGATCGGAACAATTCCGAACGGGTACCGCAAAAACGATGGAAGTTTTGAAGACCTGCTGATCTTCCACAAAACACTCTGA
- the pyrE gene encoding orotate phosphoribosyltransferase, with the protein MANPVLELLIQYKAVEFGDFTLASGAKSTYYVDVKTAIMQPALLGEIAKEVAERYEFEVVAGVAVGGVPLAVAVSLASGKSCAIIRAAAKDHGKSEMVIGDVAGKRVLLIEDVTTSGGSSKYGVDELRKAGAIIDSVVSVVDRDGGAAALLAADGVALHPLVKANELLNH; encoded by the coding sequence ATGGCAAATCCGGTATTAGAACTGTTAATTCAATATAAAGCTGTGGAATTCGGGGATTTTACTCTGGCATCCGGGGCCAAAAGCACATACTACGTAGATGTAAAAACAGCAATCATGCAGCCGGCACTGCTGGGCGAAATTGCAAAAGAGGTCGCAGAACGCTACGAGTTTGAAGTAGTCGCAGGCGTTGCGGTCGGCGGAGTCCCGCTTGCAGTCGCAGTCTCTCTTGCAAGCGGAAAATCATGCGCAATTATTCGTGCCGCGGCAAAAGATCACGGCAAAAGCGAGATGGTAATCGGTGACGTCGCAGGAAAACGCGTCCTGTTAATCGAGGATGTAACCACCTCCGGCGGCAGCTCAAAATATGGAGTTGACGAACTGCGCAAAGCCGGCGCCATAATCGACTCCGTAGTCTCGGTTGTCGACCGCGACGGCGGGGCAGCCGCACTGCTTGCAGCTGACGGCGTCGCCCTGCACCCGCTCGTAAAAGCAAACGAACTGCTGAACCACTGA
- a CDS encoding geranylgeranylglycerol-phosphate geranylgeranyltransferase, which yields MSLSAYVTIIRPANAVISGITAIIAYLIASGTNIFSALALFVIVTVICGAGNVLNDYFDRDIDAINRPDRPIPSGALSPRNAAVWAGVLFAVGILVSFATNFWCLAIAVVNTILLIAYAAKLKKMPLLGNLSVAYLSGSIFLFGGVLVGPESFIVTLPLFAITFFGTLAREILKAAEDIEGDAAGGARTLPMILGVQKSGYVSVILIACAICASVVPYSRWGALYLAAIAVIDLFILYAAAKSVRCKTPAELIAARSTSLIKYGMFAALFLFLVMELWYGIISPLF from the coding sequence ATGAGCCTCTCCGCCTACGTTACGATTATTCGTCCGGCAAACGCGGTAATTTCCGGTATTACGGCGATCATTGCTTACTTGATCGCATCAGGAACCAATATTTTTTCCGCTCTTGCCCTTTTTGTGATTGTGACCGTAATCTGTGGTGCGGGCAATGTGCTCAATGATTACTTTGATCGGGATATCGATGCGATTAACCGGCCCGACCGCCCGATTCCATCAGGCGCACTTTCTCCCCGCAATGCTGCGGTGTGGGCGGGAGTTTTGTTTGCCGTTGGTATTCTCGTAAGCTTTGCAACCAACTTCTGGTGTCTTGCAATAGCTGTGGTAAACACAATTCTTTTGATTGCGTACGCGGCGAAGCTGAAGAAAATGCCGCTGCTGGGAAATCTTTCGGTTGCATATCTTTCAGGAAGCATCTTCCTCTTCGGCGGAGTTCTTGTTGGCCCTGAGTCGTTTATTGTTACGCTGCCGCTGTTTGCGATCACCTTCTTTGGAACGCTTGCCCGCGAGATTCTCAAGGCAGCCGAAGATATCGAGGGGGACGCGGCGGGCGGGGCCCGCACACTTCCGATGATTCTTGGAGTGCAGAAGAGCGGTTACGTTTCAGTCATCCTGATTGCGTGTGCGATCTGTGCAAGCGTTGTTCCGTATTCACGCTGGGGTGCCCTGTATCTTGCGGCAATTGCGGTGATTGATCTGTTCATTTTGTATGCTGCGGCAAAATCTGTCCGCTGCAAAACTCCAGCGGAACTGATTGCCGCACGGTCCACGAGTCTGATCAAGTACGGAATGTTTGCGGCACTCTTTCTGTTTCTTGTGATGGAGTTGTGGTACGGTATCATTTCTCCATTGTTCTGA
- a CDS encoding tetratricopeptide repeat protein, with protein sequence MGLFDRIKKTESTKDTQAADSARYYSDAISYLRYDRYNDALWCLDKAITADPNNAPAWNDKGRILASRGKRDEAVLCYDKAIELRPTTAVYYHNKGDTLASFGENEAADICFTEALKHEPNNVVYLTSHARMLAAAKNYKEADAVMVCVCELEPRAPEHWFNRATMLYEAGKLEDSIACYSAVIEIAPGHAVSYFNCGNAYRELGDYEKAVYFYDRALKYDRTMTGAMNNKGLSLSCLGKHLEAYDCFRRVLIALPNAPDIWYNKGYELLMLGEKSDAVEAFNTALSHCTEQDAELITRIQTEKRKAESA encoded by the coding sequence ATGGGACTCTTTGACCGGATCAAAAAAACCGAAAGCACCAAAGATACACAAGCTGCCGACTCTGCCAGATACTACAGCGACGCAATCTCTTACCTTCGGTACGACCGATACAACGACGCCTTATGGTGTCTTGACAAAGCAATTACCGCAGACCCAAACAATGCTCCTGCATGGAACGACAAAGGACGAATCCTCGCCTCCCGCGGAAAACGCGACGAAGCAGTCCTCTGCTACGACAAAGCAATAGAACTGCGGCCCACAACCGCCGTCTACTATCACAACAAAGGCGACACGCTTGCATCCTTTGGAGAAAATGAAGCAGCCGACATATGTTTCACCGAGGCTCTGAAGCACGAACCAAACAACGTCGTCTACCTCACCAGCCATGCACGAATGCTTGCTGCCGCAAAAAATTACAAAGAAGCAGACGCCGTTATGGTCTGCGTCTGCGAACTTGAACCGCGGGCGCCCGAACACTGGTTCAACCGGGCGACAATGCTGTATGAAGCAGGAAAACTCGAAGACTCCATCGCCTGCTACTCGGCAGTCATCGAAATAGCTCCCGGACACGCAGTAAGCTACTTCAACTGCGGCAACGCATACCGCGAACTCGGCGACTATGAAAAAGCCGTCTACTTCTACGACCGCGCCCTCAAATATGACCGGACCATGACCGGAGCCATGAACAACAAAGGGCTTTCACTCAGCTGTCTTGGAAAACACCTCGAAGCCTACGACTGTTTCCGCCGGGTCCTCATCGCACTCCCAAACGCTCCTGACATCTGGTACAACAAAGGCTACGAACTTCTCATGCTCGGCGAAAAATCCGACGCAGTTGAAGCATTCAACACCGCCCTCTCGCACTGCACCGAACAAGACGCAGAGCTCATCACACGTATCCAGACGGAAAAACGCAAGGCCGAATCGGCCTGA
- the yciH gene encoding stress response translation initiation inhibitor YciH, whose translation MNSGICPKCGLPKELCICEEVAKEQQRITVKVSKRRYGKEVTVVDGLDPYEIDLEDLSKFLKGRLACGGTVKENSIELQGNHRDRVKELLTTRGYSIDNIS comes from the coding sequence ATGAATAGTGGCATCTGCCCGAAATGTGGTTTACCAAAAGAACTCTGTATTTGTGAAGAAGTCGCAAAGGAACAGCAAAGAATTACCGTAAAAGTAAGCAAGAGACGCTACGGAAAAGAGGTTACCGTTGTTGACGGCCTTGATCCGTATGAGATCGATCTTGAGGATCTTTCCAAGTTTCTTAAAGGCCGGCTTGCCTGCGGTGGAACGGTCAAGGAAAACTCCATTGAACTTCAGGGTAACCACCGAGACCGGGTCAAGGAACTTTTAACGACCCGCGGATACAGCATCGATAATATCAGCTGA
- a CDS encoding small multi-drug export protein, translated as MAEEGRTTQEWARIILRRLVFLGGPLALYGAFIVFLWFVYPPEGGLLGQPSEKFLIIAGLLIAYLVPPFGKETIIPISMGLGFPAWIISSGIILMDICSCLIIALNFDLLQKIPFVGGLIHRFTEGANKVRKKSPWIEQLSHVGLLIFMYIPLQGSGATNSTILGQLFGMRRITVFWIVTLGSILSTLTIAFGSAAVLDLWQINPWYAVLAIVLIAAAVIVLAVLWHRYTKRFSPKNPACGCDADEEDFLS; from the coding sequence ATGGCTGAAGAAGGACGTACTACACAGGAATGGGCGAGGATTATCCTTCGCCGGCTTGTTTTTCTGGGTGGTCCGCTCGCTCTCTACGGTGCATTTATTGTGTTTCTGTGGTTTGTGTATCCGCCGGAAGGCGGCCTTCTTGGTCAGCCGAGCGAAAAGTTTCTGATAATTGCCGGGCTTCTCATCGCCTATCTTGTGCCGCCGTTCGGCAAGGAAACAATCATTCCTATATCCATGGGTCTTGGGTTTCCTGCATGGATCATCAGCTCAGGCATTATCTTAATGGACATCTGCAGTTGTCTTATAATTGCGCTCAACTTTGATCTGCTGCAAAAGATTCCGTTTGTCGGCGGACTTATTCACCGATTCACGGAAGGGGCGAACAAGGTCCGCAAGAAAAGTCCCTGGATCGAACAGCTGTCGCATGTGGGTCTGCTGATCTTCATGTACATCCCGCTGCAGGGTTCAGGCGCAACGAACTCCACCATTCTCGGCCAGCTTTTTGGCATGCGAAGGATAACGGTGTTCTGGATTGTGACGCTCGGCAGTATTTTGTCGACGCTGACGATCGCGTTTGGTTCGGCTGCGGTTCTGGATCTCTGGCAGATTAACCCATGGTATGCGGTGCTTGCAATTGTTTTGATCGCAGCTGCTGTTATTGTACTCGCGGTTTTGTGGCACCGGTATACGAAGCGGTTTTCCCCGAAAAATCCTGCATGCGGCTGTGATGCAGATGAAGAAGATTTTCTTTCCTAA